One window from the genome of Streptomyces sp. NBC_00287 encodes:
- a CDS encoding VOC family protein, with translation MKTSVFGAVHLGYLVIETQRFSDWARFGTDAIGMHRDDLGSGVMRFRLDDQECRFLLRRGPAEDVVATGWHIDDHASFEQIEARIRAHGVPVVRGSAEEAELRGVERLLRFPGPKGITQEIYTTPLKSAEPLLMVSSGWVTGDAGLGHVAITSTKPERLRGYFDTVFDARLTDFIDETISGVKLKVRFLRVNERHHSIAVAAVRGLPIDPVRTRVQHLNIQADSLDDLARSYQRVHELGFDMALSVGQHTNDKELSYYARTPSGFEWEVGWNPIVVDESTWEPATHQGISIWGHTPVGQTIIDKLDQFRLGARSLTRPEKTVPALSGAPGPGRRR, from the coding sequence ATGAAGACCTCCGTTTTCGGCGCGGTCCACCTCGGCTACCTCGTCATCGAGACCCAGCGCTTCTCCGACTGGGCCCGCTTCGGCACCGACGCGATCGGCATGCACCGCGACGACCTCGGCTCCGGGGTGATGCGCTTCCGGCTCGACGACCAGGAGTGCCGGTTCCTGCTGCGGCGCGGCCCCGCCGAGGATGTCGTGGCGACGGGGTGGCACATCGACGACCACGCCTCCTTCGAGCAGATCGAGGCCCGTATCCGCGCCCACGGCGTCCCCGTCGTCCGCGGCAGTGCTGAGGAAGCCGAACTGCGCGGCGTGGAACGCCTGTTGCGCTTCCCCGGCCCCAAGGGCATCACCCAGGAGATCTACACCACCCCGCTGAAGTCGGCCGAGCCGCTGCTCATGGTCTCCTCGGGCTGGGTCACGGGCGACGCGGGCCTGGGCCATGTGGCGATCACGTCCACGAAGCCGGAGCGGCTGCGCGGCTACTTCGACACCGTCTTCGACGCCCGGCTCACCGACTTCATCGACGAGACCATCAGCGGCGTCAAGCTGAAGGTCCGCTTCCTGCGCGTCAACGAACGCCACCACTCCATCGCCGTCGCCGCCGTCCGGGGCCTGCCGATCGACCCGGTCCGCACCAGGGTCCAGCATCTGAACATCCAGGCCGACAGCCTGGACGACCTGGCGCGGAGCTACCAGCGGGTGCACGAACTCGGCTTCGACATGGCCCTGTCGGTCGGTCAGCACACCAACGACAAGGAGCTGTCGTACTACGCCCGCACCCCCTCGGGCTTCGAGTGGGAGGTCGGCTGGAACCCCATCGTGGTGGACGAGTCCACCTGGGAGCCGGCCACCCATCAGGGCATCAGCATCTGGGGCCACACCCCGGTCGGCCAGACGATCATCGACAAGCTGGACCAGTTCCGGCTGGGGGCTCGTTCCCTGACCCGGCCGGAGAAGACGGTTCCCGCCCTGAGCGGCGCGCCAGGTCCAGGGCGACGTCGGTGA
- a CDS encoding alpha/beta fold hydrolase, with the protein MSTQTELASLRERLLDVAGKKIFVAETGDGPPVLMLHGGGPGASGVSNYYRNIAELAKDHRVIVPDLPGYGRSTKGIDGADPFGSLADGIRGLMDRLDLDKAHLVGNSYGGACALRLALDTPDRVDRMVLMGPGGIGTTRALPTPGLNSLLNYYSGDGPSRLKLEKFIRQYLVFNAADIPDSVIDARYRDSIDPEVVAAPPLRRPSGPNALRTLWKMDFTRDRRLSRLPVPTLVLWGAADKVNRPSGGRMLAERLPNCDLYLVANTGHWVQFERAELFNRLCADFLAGRR; encoded by the coding sequence ATGAGCACGCAAACCGAACTCGCCTCCCTGCGCGAGCGCCTGCTGGACGTCGCGGGCAAGAAGATCTTCGTCGCCGAGACCGGCGACGGCCCGCCCGTCCTGATGCTGCACGGCGGCGGCCCCGGCGCCTCGGGCGTGTCCAACTACTACCGGAACATAGCCGAGTTGGCCAAGGACCACCGGGTCATCGTGCCCGACCTGCCCGGCTACGGCCGCAGTACCAAGGGTATCGACGGCGCCGACCCGTTCGGATCCCTGGCGGACGGGATCAGGGGTCTGATGGACCGACTCGACCTGGACAAGGCCCACTTGGTGGGCAACTCCTACGGCGGCGCCTGCGCCCTGCGTCTCGCCCTGGACACCCCGGACCGCGTCGACCGCATGGTGCTGATGGGCCCCGGCGGCATCGGCACCACTCGCGCCCTGCCCACGCCCGGCCTCAACAGCCTGCTCAACTACTACTCCGGGGACGGGCCTTCGCGGTTGAAGCTGGAGAAGTTCATCCGGCAGTACCTGGTCTTCAACGCCGCGGACATTCCCGACTCCGTGATCGACGCCCGCTACCGGGACAGCATCGACCCCGAGGTCGTCGCCGCACCGCCGCTGCGCCGCCCGTCCGGCCCGAACGCCCTGCGCACGCTCTGGAAAATGGACTTCACCCGCGATCGACGGCTGTCCCGGCTGCCGGTTCCCACGCTGGTGCTGTGGGGTGCGGCGGACAAGGTCAACCGGCCGAGCGGCGGACGGATGCTCGCCGAGCGCCTGCCCAACTGCGATCTGTACCTGGTCGCGAACACGGGCCACTGGGTCCAGTTCGAACGCGCCGAGCTGTTCAACCGCCTCTGCGCCGACTTCCTGGCGGGCCGGCGATGA
- a CDS encoding bifunctional 3-(3-hydroxy-phenyl)propionate/3-hydroxycinnamic acid hydroxylase, which produces MNEISAVGGADDGAYDVAVIGYGPTGVTAANLLGAMGLRVVVLERDAEVFSRARAISTDEEVVRIWQRTGLADRLKRDMLAERPLDFVDDRGRAFISAHPTPRGHGHPPQMFIYQPALEQVLREGVDRYPNVEVLLRHECVRLRQDAQGVELTVVGADDSLRRLRAAYVIAADGGSSLTRAQLNVGYEGRTYEDRWVVIDTEMLKPWPGHDRLRFRCDPVRPAVDCPTPLGHHRWEFPILPGDDETYLTTDDAIHAMVSGYGIGRDQIKILRATVYSHHVRFAARFRVGRVFLAGDAAHAMPPWIGQGMAAGVRDAANLCWKLASVLRGELPESVLDSYEAERKPHVKEVTKRAVFVGRIITERRRAITRIRDKGLRLLDRVPGFSQWLQDSQWIPVAHYADGLQARPRTKASGRQIPQPWVTGSDGQRVRLDDALGSRWLLLHAGPAGPQPAWDRLGVPSLTVTPAGSRPAEGTLVDSDGVLLRWMREHRAATLALRPDAYVYAAATARAQLPPPPSGFTPALDQIPVRTR; this is translated from the coding sequence ATGAATGAAATCAGCGCCGTGGGCGGAGCCGACGACGGCGCCTATGACGTGGCGGTGATCGGATACGGGCCCACGGGCGTGACCGCGGCGAACCTGCTCGGGGCGATGGGCCTGAGGGTCGTCGTGCTGGAGCGTGACGCCGAGGTCTTCTCCCGCGCGCGGGCGATCTCCACGGACGAGGAGGTCGTACGGATCTGGCAGCGCACCGGCCTGGCCGACCGGCTGAAGCGGGACATGCTGGCCGAGCGCCCGCTGGACTTCGTGGACGACCGGGGCCGCGCCTTCATCAGCGCGCACCCCACCCCGCGCGGGCACGGCCATCCGCCGCAGATGTTCATCTACCAGCCCGCGCTGGAACAGGTCCTGCGCGAGGGCGTCGACCGCTACCCGAACGTCGAGGTGCTGCTGCGGCACGAGTGCGTGCGGCTGCGCCAGGACGCGCAGGGCGTGGAGCTGACCGTGGTCGGCGCCGACGATTCCCTACGGCGGCTGCGTGCCGCGTACGTCATCGCGGCCGACGGCGGCTCCAGCCTGACGCGTGCCCAGCTCAACGTGGGGTACGAGGGGCGGACGTACGAGGACCGCTGGGTGGTCATCGACACCGAGATGCTCAAGCCGTGGCCCGGCCACGACCGGCTGCGCTTCCGCTGCGATCCGGTCCGCCCGGCCGTGGACTGTCCGACGCCGCTGGGGCATCACCGCTGGGAGTTCCCGATCCTGCCCGGGGACGACGAGACGTATCTGACGACGGACGACGCGATCCACGCGATGGTGTCCGGCTACGGGATCGGCCGGGATCAGATCAAGATCCTGCGGGCCACCGTCTACAGCCATCACGTCCGCTTCGCCGCCCGCTTCCGGGTCGGCCGGGTCTTCCTCGCCGGGGACGCCGCCCACGCGATGCCGCCGTGGATCGGGCAGGGCATGGCGGCCGGCGTGCGCGACGCGGCCAACCTGTGCTGGAAGCTCGCGTCCGTGCTGCGCGGCGAGCTGCCGGAGAGCGTGCTCGACAGCTACGAGGCCGAACGCAAGCCGCATGTGAAGGAGGTGACCAAGCGGGCGGTGTTCGTCGGCCGGATCATCACCGAACGGCGGCGGGCCATCACCCGGATCCGCGACAAGGGACTGCGGCTCCTCGACCGCGTGCCCGGTTTCAGCCAGTGGTTGCAGGACTCCCAGTGGATACCCGTCGCGCACTACGCCGACGGTCTCCAGGCCCGCCCCCGCACCAAGGCGTCCGGGCGCCAGATACCCCAGCCATGGGTGACCGGCTCCGACGGGCAGCGGGTCCGCCTGGACGACGCGCTCGGCAGCCGCTGGCTGCTGCTGCACGCCGGACCGGCAGGGCCGCAGCCCGCGTGGGACCGCCTCGGCGTCCCCTCGCTCACCGTCACTCCGGCCGGCTCCCGGCCCGCCGAGGGCACCCTCGTCGACAGCGACGGTGTCCTGCTGCGCTGGATGCGCGAGCACCGAGCGGCCACCCTCGCCCTGCGACCGGACGCCTACGTCTACGCCGCCGCAACCGCCCGAGCCCAACTCCCCCCACCGCCCAGCGGATTCACCCCCGCCCTCGACCAGATCCCCGTGAGGACCCGATGA
- a CDS encoding TetR/AcrR family transcriptional regulator, which produces MSGSRKKRANGVESRERILDAAVEIAGERGYDGTSIAAVSAKCGLPASSIYWHFKDKDDLIAAVIERSFETWLAALELPGPEAGTPLERATLMAQNVAASLVDAPDFLRLGLMLALERRPTEPRGRTVFLQVRAIAAQRVAAIIKTLTPDLDEDAVHTLTAYAVAGADGLFVHREIHGDSVDLAAMFELHVRLVHDAALGMAARSGAARIPSG; this is translated from the coding sequence ATGAGCGGGTCGCGCAAGAAGCGCGCCAATGGGGTGGAGTCACGCGAGCGCATCCTCGACGCCGCCGTGGAGATCGCGGGCGAGCGCGGGTACGACGGCACGTCGATCGCGGCCGTCAGCGCCAAGTGCGGACTCCCGGCCAGTTCGATCTACTGGCATTTCAAGGACAAGGACGACCTGATCGCCGCGGTCATCGAGCGCAGTTTCGAGACCTGGCTGGCGGCCCTCGAACTCCCGGGTCCGGAGGCGGGCACCCCGCTGGAGCGGGCCACCCTCATGGCGCAGAACGTCGCCGCGTCACTCGTCGACGCCCCGGACTTCCTGCGCCTCGGCCTGATGCTCGCCCTGGAACGACGTCCCACCGAGCCCCGCGGCCGGACAGTGTTCCTCCAGGTCCGCGCCATCGCCGCCCAGCGCGTGGCCGCCATCATCAAGACCCTGACCCCGGACCTGGACGAGGACGCGGTACACACCCTCACCGCCTACGCCGTGGCCGGCGCCGACGGCCTGTTCGTCCACCGGGAGATCCACGGCGACTCCGTCGACCTGGCGGCGATGTTCGAACTCCATGTACGGCTCGTCCACGACGCGGCTCTCGGCATGGCGGCAAGATCCGGGGCCGCGCGGATTCCTAGCGGGTGA
- a CDS encoding TetR/AcrR family transcriptional regulator, which produces MTKPVARVPQRRNARSNRARILATARQELGRNPDITLEELARASGVVRRTLFGHFPGRAALLEALAEEASEALRVAMAEAVRPEEPAERALAHFVFAMWPVGDRYRMLLALAQRDLGVERVAEILSPARSAVTAILDRGQRDGVFHTHLSPAVLSAGLEAMHFALLEQVNTGALEDDGVSTAVATLIAAGVPEERASGVVAEIAPTVTREPDADD; this is translated from the coding sequence GTGACCAAGCCCGTGGCCCGCGTGCCGCAGCGACGCAACGCGCGGTCCAACCGGGCGCGCATCCTGGCCACCGCCCGGCAGGAACTCGGCCGGAACCCGGACATCACGCTGGAGGAACTGGCGCGGGCCTCGGGTGTCGTACGACGGACCCTGTTCGGTCACTTCCCCGGGCGTGCGGCGCTGTTGGAGGCGCTCGCCGAGGAGGCCTCCGAGGCGCTGCGTGTCGCGATGGCCGAGGCGGTGCGGCCCGAGGAGCCGGCCGAACGGGCGCTGGCGCACTTCGTGTTCGCCATGTGGCCGGTGGGCGACCGCTACCGGATGCTCCTGGCCCTCGCCCAGCGCGACCTCGGTGTCGAGCGCGTCGCCGAGATCCTCTCCCCGGCCCGCTCCGCCGTCACGGCCATCCTGGACCGGGGTCAGCGGGACGGTGTCTTCCACACGCACCTGTCGCCCGCCGTGCTCAGCGCCGGCCTCGAGGCCATGCACTTCGCGCTGCTGGAGCAGGTCAACACCGGGGCGCTGGAGGACGACGGGGTCAGTACGGCGGTCGCCACGCTGATCGCGGCCGGTGTGCCCGAGGAGCGGGCGAGCGGCGTGGTCGCCGAGATCGCGCCGACGGTGACGCGGGAGCCCGACGCCGACGACTGA
- a CDS encoding SPFH domain-containing protein, which yields MSSVVIAAVGVVVLLVLLALVVITRYKVAGPSEAFIVTGRRGKKATDPETGQVFTDNSGQKVVVGGGVFVVPFVQQKFSLDLSSRHIPVAVRGAVTLRGVKANLEGVAIVKVGGTEDSIRAAAQRFLMQQDGIVGFTQEVLSGALRAIVGRMSVEDIIRDRAAFAGQVAEEAEASLSGQGLVLDAFQIQDITTEGSYLEDLGRPEAARAKQEADIAEAVARRAAEQARLKAEEEIAVAQRTFALKQAEIKAETDEAGARAAAAGPLAEAARQQEILAEQEKVAERQAALTDRQLDTQVRKPADAQRYAAEQEAEARRVARVKQAEAEKSAGIAAAQAEAETARLTGEGEKQRRSALAEAEAVEGLRRGEAERARRAAIAEAVRLEGEADAAAIGAKGAAEADAMRKKADAFGQYGDAAILQMLVEVLPQVVAKASEPLSAVEKMTVISTDGAARIPRAVADNVAQGLELLGSTTGVDLAELLKGITRQGAPQQEQPAQVNGKVEITG from the coding sequence ATGAGTTCTGTCGTCATCGCCGCCGTGGGAGTCGTCGTACTCCTCGTGCTGCTGGCACTCGTCGTGATCACCCGCTACAAGGTGGCGGGTCCGAGCGAGGCCTTCATCGTCACCGGCCGGCGCGGGAAGAAGGCCACGGACCCGGAGACCGGACAGGTCTTCACCGACAACAGCGGGCAGAAGGTCGTGGTCGGCGGCGGGGTGTTCGTCGTGCCGTTCGTCCAGCAGAAGTTCAGCCTCGACCTGTCCTCCCGGCACATCCCGGTCGCGGTGCGGGGCGCGGTCACGCTGCGCGGGGTCAAGGCCAACTTGGAGGGTGTCGCCATCGTCAAGGTCGGCGGCACCGAGGATTCCATCCGGGCCGCGGCCCAGCGGTTCCTGATGCAGCAGGACGGCATCGTCGGCTTCACGCAGGAGGTGCTGTCCGGCGCGCTGCGGGCCATCGTCGGCCGGATGTCGGTGGAGGACATCATCCGCGACCGTGCCGCGTTCGCCGGTCAGGTCGCCGAGGAGGCGGAAGCGAGCCTGTCCGGGCAGGGCCTGGTGCTGGACGCCTTCCAGATCCAGGACATCACCACCGAGGGCTCCTACTTGGAGGACCTCGGCCGGCCGGAGGCGGCGCGCGCCAAGCAGGAGGCGGACATCGCGGAGGCGGTGGCCCGGCGCGCGGCCGAGCAGGCCCGGCTGAAGGCGGAGGAGGAAATCGCCGTCGCGCAGCGGACGTTCGCGCTCAAGCAGGCCGAGATCAAGGCCGAGACGGACGAGGCCGGGGCCCGTGCGGCCGCCGCGGGTCCGCTGGCGGAGGCGGCCCGGCAGCAGGAGATCCTCGCCGAGCAGGAGAAGGTCGCCGAGCGACAGGCCGCGCTGACCGACCGTCAGCTCGACACCCAGGTCCGCAAGCCCGCCGACGCCCAGCGGTACGCGGCCGAGCAGGAGGCCGAGGCGCGGCGGGTGGCCCGGGTCAAGCAGGCCGAGGCGGAGAAGTCGGCGGGTATCGCGGCCGCGCAGGCGGAGGCCGAGACGGCCCGGCTGACCGGTGAGGGCGAGAAGCAGCGCCGTAGCGCGCTGGCGGAGGCCGAGGCCGTCGAGGGGCTGCGGCGGGGTGAGGCCGAGCGGGCCCGGCGTGCGGCGATCGCCGAGGCGGTCCGGCTGGAGGGTGAGGCCGACGCTGCGGCGATCGGCGCCAAGGGCGCGGCCGAGGCCGACGCGATGCGCAAGAAGGCCGACGCGTTCGGGCAGTACGGCGACGCGGCGATCCTGCAGATGCTCGTCGAGGTACTCCCGCAGGTCGTGGCCAAGGCCTCCGAGCCGCTCAGCGCGGTGGAGAAGATGACCGTGATCTCCACCGACGGCGCCGCCCGCATCCCGCGGGCCGTCGCCGACAACGTCGCCCAGGGCCTGGAACTCCTCGGCTCCACCACCGGCGTCGACCTCGCCGAACTGCTGAAGGGCATCACGCGGCAGGGCGCTCCGCAGCAGGAGCAGCCCGCGCAGGTCAACGGCAAGGTGGAGATCACCGGCTGA
- a CDS encoding ATP-binding protein, translated as MPGRCHGAPAEGLIGRARESAVLKGLLAEHRLVTVTGRAGVGKSRTAAVAGARGPWRVVHVHGQGHRAGAPGALASAVRRALTRVGGLAAGDTLLFLDDVDPVHQEAVGVVQRLLGTMPGLRVLVTSRQVLGLGEERVLRLAPLPQLPAAVELFLRRAEDTVQDFRAEGADLRAVEAICRSLEGVPLAIELAAEQVAHQPVQDLAAALDVHQCWLRGERPALRRHHSLRATVGASYALCEREERIVWGRASVLAGAFNESTAAFLCGGGGVEPQRVPSLLARLAAINVLEPVRDPGGPRPPRYRMTRAARDFGTERLRAAGECETALERRATHCRQVAETARNLWATGLQSQALALVQEEREELTAVLRQSAHRTDQAGTALETVVALWFWWVVYGRAEEGRAHLLRLLPLCPADSPAGLRGRWLAAWLGADRDPQAARALLGRAWPQAVLTGDAAAVGHIAHVQGLIALHEGDPRAAAEHFEEAARTIPPRPAHGPSPAVSLAAQAVAQAAYAPGAARRAARRAAGRPGVRDDNWATLLARYALAYVDHHHGRGNRALRRARRALAALDNSLAAPQGHEALRTLIADIEASAPGRPPYTLWRDGGTAPGAAQDVAAVDSGIGVNMGGSSSGVSAVGPYTQSVKE; from the coding sequence ATGCCGGGTCGGTGCCACGGCGCACCGGCTGAAGGCCTGATCGGCCGGGCGCGGGAGTCGGCCGTCCTCAAGGGGCTGCTGGCCGAGCATCGTCTGGTGACGGTGACCGGCCGGGCGGGCGTCGGCAAGAGCCGGACCGCGGCGGTCGCGGGGGCGCGAGGGCCGTGGCGGGTGGTCCATGTGCACGGGCAGGGCCACCGGGCCGGGGCGCCCGGGGCGCTGGCCTCGGCCGTGCGCCGGGCGCTCACGCGGGTCGGGGGCCTGGCGGCCGGTGACACCCTGCTGTTCCTCGACGACGTGGACCCGGTCCATCAGGAGGCCGTGGGAGTGGTGCAACGTCTGTTGGGGACCATGCCCGGGCTGCGGGTGCTGGTGACGTCAAGGCAGGTGCTGGGACTGGGTGAGGAGCGGGTACTGCGTCTTGCACCGCTTCCGCAGCTGCCCGCGGCGGTGGAGCTGTTCCTGCGGCGCGCCGAGGACACGGTGCAGGACTTTCGCGCCGAGGGCGCCGATCTCCGCGCGGTGGAGGCGATCTGCCGGTCCCTGGAAGGTGTCCCGCTCGCCATCGAGCTTGCCGCCGAACAGGTGGCGCACCAGCCGGTGCAGGACCTTGCCGCGGCGCTGGACGTCCACCAGTGCTGGCTGCGCGGCGAGCGGCCCGCGCTGCGCCGGCACCACTCGCTGCGGGCCACGGTCGGGGCGAGCTACGCGTTGTGCGAGCGTGAGGAGCGGATCGTGTGGGGCAGGGCGAGTGTCCTCGCCGGCGCCTTCAACGAGTCCACCGCGGCCTTCCTGTGCGGCGGCGGGGGTGTGGAGCCCCAGCGGGTGCCCTCCCTGCTGGCCCGGCTCGCCGCCATCAACGTACTGGAGCCCGTCCGTGACCCGGGCGGACCGCGCCCTCCCCGGTACCGCATGACGCGGGCAGCCCGGGACTTCGGGACCGAACGGCTGCGTGCGGCGGGCGAGTGCGAGACGGCACTGGAACGCCGTGCCACGCACTGCCGGCAGGTCGCGGAGACAGCGCGGAACCTGTGGGCGACCGGCCTCCAGAGCCAGGCCCTGGCGCTCGTACAGGAGGAGCGGGAAGAACTCACCGCCGTACTGCGGCAGTCGGCGCACCGCACCGACCAGGCCGGTACCGCCCTGGAGACGGTCGTCGCCCTGTGGTTCTGGTGGGTGGTGTACGGCAGGGCCGAGGAGGGACGCGCTCATCTGCTGCGGCTGCTGCCGCTGTGCCCGGCGGACAGCCCGGCGGGACTGCGCGGGCGGTGGCTGGCGGCCTGGCTCGGCGCGGACCGCGATCCGCAGGCCGCTCGCGCGCTGCTGGGCCGGGCCTGGCCGCAGGCCGTCCTGACCGGCGACGCCGCCGCCGTCGGTCATATCGCCCACGTCCAGGGCCTGATCGCCCTGCACGAAGGCGATCCGCGGGCCGCCGCCGAGCACTTCGAGGAGGCAGCCCGCACGATTCCGCCCCGCCCGGCGCACGGCCCCTCACCGGCCGTGAGCCTGGCCGCCCAGGCCGTGGCCCAGGCCGCCTACGCGCCCGGTGCCGCACGCCGCGCGGCACGACGTGCGGCGGGCCGGCCGGGCGTCCGCGACGACAACTGGGCCACGCTCCTCGCCCGCTACGCCCTGGCGTACGTCGACCACCACCACGGACGCGGCAACCGCGCCCTGCGCCGCGCCCGCCGCGCACTGGCCGCCCTGGACAACTCCCTTGCCGCCCCGCAGGGTCACGAGGCGCTGCGCACGCTGATCGCGGACATCGAGGCTAGTGCGCCCGGGCGGCCGCCGTACACCTTGTGGCGTGACGGCGGGACCGCCCCGGGCGCCGCTCAGGATGTGGCCGCGGTCGACAGTGGGATCGGGGTGAACATGGGCGGTTCCTCGTCCGGGGTGAGCGCGGTCGGGCCGTACACCCAGTCGGTGAAGGAGTAG
- a CDS encoding FAD-dependent oxidoreductase, translating to MNPESSPDVLVVGGGIGGLSSAFALARQGLRVRVLERAKEFGEVGAGLQIAPNCTRILAEYGLLEEARTLGVLPENMVMRDALDSRELTRLDLRDLERRYGFPYMVIHRSDLHGIFLRACERAGVELLTDRTVVGYENTADGARVLLADGRAESAPLVVAADGLHSTARRLLVGDDVVSSDYVAYRAAVPIEQVRENGIAEKDVTVYIGPRCHFVQYALRGGDMFNQVAVFESPKALAGQADWGTPDELDAAFEATCDTVRKGIPLMWRDRWWQMLDRDPVETWVHGRIALLGDAAHPPLQYMAQGAIMAIEDGWVLAQHYTRPAKDKDRTKAWDAVLAAYEAVRVEHCRRVQTTARAWGELWHLDGEPRLRRNAIMRARDPYDYSFTDWVYGPTALTPDEEPPMFTPIPLSTAATS from the coding sequence ATGAACCCTGAATCCAGCCCCGACGTCCTCGTGGTCGGCGGCGGCATCGGCGGCCTCAGCTCCGCCTTCGCCCTCGCCCGGCAGGGACTGCGCGTGCGCGTCCTCGAACGCGCCAAGGAGTTCGGCGAGGTGGGCGCGGGCCTCCAGATCGCCCCCAACTGCACCCGCATCCTCGCCGAGTACGGACTGCTGGAGGAGGCCAGGACGCTCGGCGTCCTCCCCGAGAACATGGTGATGCGCGACGCTCTCGACTCCCGGGAGCTGACCCGCCTGGACCTGCGCGACCTCGAACGCCGGTACGGCTTCCCGTACATGGTCATCCACCGCAGCGATCTGCACGGCATCTTCCTGCGCGCCTGCGAACGCGCCGGCGTCGAGCTGCTGACCGACCGGACCGTCGTCGGCTACGAGAACACCGCGGACGGCGCCCGGGTCCTCCTGGCGGACGGGCGCGCCGAGTCCGCCCCGCTCGTCGTCGCGGCCGACGGACTGCACTCCACGGCCCGCCGCCTGCTGGTCGGCGACGACGTCGTCAGCTCCGACTACGTCGCCTACCGCGCGGCCGTTCCGATCGAGCAGGTCCGGGAGAACGGCATCGCGGAGAAGGACGTCACCGTCTACATCGGCCCCCGCTGCCACTTCGTCCAGTACGCCCTGCGCGGCGGCGACATGTTCAACCAGGTCGCCGTGTTCGAGTCGCCCAAGGCCCTGGCGGGGCAGGCCGACTGGGGCACCCCCGACGAGCTGGACGCGGCCTTCGAGGCCACCTGCGACACCGTACGCAAGGGCATCCCGCTGATGTGGCGGGACCGCTGGTGGCAGATGCTCGACCGCGACCCCGTCGAGACCTGGGTGCACGGCCGTATCGCCCTGCTCGGCGACGCCGCCCATCCGCCGCTCCAGTACATGGCGCAGGGCGCGATCATGGCCATCGAGGACGGCTGGGTGCTCGCCCAGCACTACACACGGCCGGCCAAGGACAAAGACAGGACCAAGGCCTGGGACGCCGTGCTCGCCGCGTACGAGGCGGTCCGCGTGGAGCACTGCCGCCGGGTGCAGACCACGGCCCGCGCCTGGGGCGAGCTGTGGCACCTCGACGGCGAGCCCCGGCTGCGGCGCAACGCGATCATGCGGGCGCGGGACCCGTACGACTACTCCTTCACCGACTGGGTGTACGGCCCGACCGCGCTCACCCCGGACGAGGAACCGCCCATGTTCACCCCGATCCCACTGTCGACCGCGGCCACATCCTGA
- a CDS encoding maleylpyruvate isomerase family mycothiol-dependent enzyme: protein MTRTLDDARRWARLGTELFLKAADLDGDSALPGWSRRHVVAHVAANADALGNLVHWAATGEPTPMYSSPEERAAGIEKGARLPEAELLAWLRQSADSLATGMDDLTDGQWRAEVVTAQGRTVQAAELPWMRAREVCVHAVDLANGVSFADLPADFLTALCDDVVAKRAAAPGPAVSLRAPGAAWELPGNGEAALVTGELPTLAAYLTGREAIPSAPTLGAWL from the coding sequence ATGACCCGTACCCTCGACGACGCCCGCCGCTGGGCCCGGCTCGGCACGGAGCTGTTCCTCAAGGCCGCCGACCTCGATGGGGACAGCGCGCTGCCCGGCTGGAGCAGGCGGCATGTGGTGGCCCATGTGGCGGCCAACGCCGACGCGTTGGGCAATCTCGTCCACTGGGCCGCCACCGGCGAGCCGACACCGATGTACTCCTCCCCCGAGGAGCGCGCCGCCGGGATCGAGAAGGGCGCCCGGCTGCCCGAGGCCGAACTCCTCGCCTGGCTGCGGCAGTCCGCGGACTCGCTCGCCACCGGGATGGACGACCTCACCGACGGCCAGTGGCGAGCCGAGGTGGTCACCGCCCAGGGCCGTACCGTCCAGGCCGCCGAACTGCCGTGGATGCGTGCCCGCGAGGTGTGCGTCCACGCCGTCGACCTGGCGAACGGCGTGTCTTTCGCCGATCTCCCGGCCGACTTCCTCACCGCCCTGTGCGACGACGTCGTGGCCAAACGCGCCGCGGCCCCCGGCCCGGCCGTCTCGCTACGGGCCCCAGGCGCCGCCTGGGAACTGCCGGGCAACGGCGAAGCCGCCCTGGTCACAGGCGAGTTGCCCACCCTCGCGGCCTACCTGACCGGACGGGAGGCCATCCCGTCCGCCCCCACTCTGGGCGCCTGGCTCTGA